Below is a window of Corvus cornix cornix isolate S_Up_H32 chromosome 2, ASM73873v5, whole genome shotgun sequence DNA.
CTTTTTTGGCTGAAATACCTATGGAAGCTCTTCTTACTTTTCTTACCCTTGCCAAGTTCAGCTCCAGCCAAGCCTTGGCCTTTCTGACCCCATCCCTACACAACCAGGCAGCATTCCTCTTTCTGTATTCTAATAAAAATCTGGGACAATAGTAGAGTAGTTTATTTTGGAACTTTTGGACCACTAGTCCAAATATACCACCTAAGCAGATAAAGAGGTCCGCATGTACTAGGTAAATTGATAAAAAACTGTGTATATGCCTCAATGGCTAGCTTAGTTCTTTCTAAAGGCAATAAAACTAAACTGACAAAAGTTTCAGTTTGTACATTTTTCTTGTCATACAGGGATCAGTTATATGTGGTCAGTTTCAGCATTTATAAAATTGCACAAAATACTGTAATACCTACATCATCATCTGATATACATGAACTGGAGttgaaaaacagaggaaaatactTAATACCTTGTCACGTTCTATCTGtttcacctttttttgttttttaccaCTCATCTATTTCaaggcaaaattaaaacaatacaaACCAGAAGTCTGTAAAAATAGTGAGCTTCCTCAGAATGACACAATAAAGATGTTTCTTCCCTGTAATTTAAAGCatatttgggatttttcttttgtttttgataaaatattcaaatattccACCATGAGtttacttgaaaagaaaaaaaatttgaatctTTCAAATGTGTTGTGAATTTTTCACAGCAAAACAGATGTGGAATTATCTGGAAAAACAGGGTCAGCACAGCTTGAAGGAAGTCTCCATCCCACTGGCTGCCTAGCAAAACACATGAGAGGTGAGGGAGGTGTCCATCAATGCTTCCCCTGGCAGGAAGCCCCAgattgaaagaaagaaacatcatCTCTTGTGATAGCTGGGTGACAGAGGCTTTTCTCCTAGCCTGGGTAGATTTTGAATGCTGTCCCATTCAGTATCACAATGGAACCATCATTTCTCAAATGAAAGGGTAGAAAAGACCATCTGTTGCTCAAAGCAAGAGCAGTAAGATGCTTGCCTGGAAAGTTATGAGAGAGTTTTAATGGTGCTCTGTTTTGTTCAGCTTGTCTTGTAATCAACCTTCAGTCTCCTATCAAAAGCAAGTGTCCTGGTGACCAAGGCTCTGAGCTCTTCTAGAGTCTCTTGTCTTTTCCACTGCAGAAGCTGTATTAGCTATTCCTTGCTGATAGGAAGGGCAAAACAGAGGGACATCGTTGTAGCCCGATGACTGTAGTGCCTCAGTCTTTCCTTTATGGCTGTAGTTTTTAGGAGAAGCTCTATACTAACTCTGGGAAATAATCCCCATTGAAATCAGCATGTGAATCCCCAGCATAGCATctttcatggaaagaaaagtgtaATACAGATCATGTTATGTGTTTAAGTGGAACTCTGAGTGCTTTTTTTGTATGGCATAAAAAAGATATAGCAATATTCTCATGTGTGTGTACTGCACTGGTCTTACTGGTCCTGCTGGGGAGCAGTCTGTATTTACTTATCTTTGATATAAATATGAGGGCTTAAAAGCTCTCTGACTAAAGATCTCACAGATGATTACCGCAGACTCACAGTATAGCTCTAAAATAGAAAGCAGCATGTGACTGTTCACTCTGGCTTCCCAGGCTTCCGCtagcagcaaacagcagctgcagataAAAATAGAACATCGTAAGCAACCAGGATCTGTAGTTAAATATAGAAGTCACTCTCCATGACAGTAAGGAGTTCAGGACAACAATGAAGTCTCTCCGATTCATTAGTGCCGAAGCATTCGTGTCAAATGCAGAGTTTGCCAGGAAGAGTCTCGGTGCTGTTGCCCATgatctttttcctcttctttttaaagcCAGCTATTTACTGGAGCAAGGGGAAGTGATTCACGACTTGGTAGAGAACTGGCCACTTTTTGACTTTAACATGGGAAAACTTTTGGGAGCTACTCTGGACTACCAGGAAGACCTGAGCCATAGAACATGCTCAGTGTGCTTGGAAAGCTGTCTGACAGGGCTGAGGGACTATGTGCTGAATCAGTCTTCTCCCTACGTGAAAAAGTTGAAAGTGGTCGACCTGACGGGTATAAAAGATGTTGAAGTTCAGTTCTGTAAGTGCAAGAAGACAATGGGCAGGtgggccaggacacagctgctcTCTAAGCTTTGTTCAGAACTGCTGGTTTACCTGCAACAAGCACAGTGCAATCCAGGTACCTTTGAAATCAGTATCAATGTGCTAATTGACTTGTTTGTTACAGAGCGTAACTATGAGCTGGTCGTGCAGGCCCTGTTGAAGAAATGCAGTTGTCCACTGAAAATCTGCTGTGTGGCGTTCAGATCTGACAACCTGACCTTGCAGAAATTCTTCTATATCATAAAGCTCACTGATCCCTCCTTGTTGTGCAAACTGGAAATAGTTCATAATGTTCACCTGGAAATGGAACACTTGGAAATACTCTTCAACAGCATCCACTTCCCTCTACTGATGTCCTTGACCTTGCCAGCACGAACATTTAATGTGCGGAGGTTCACAGCTACAGATGAACAGATGCTTTCTAACATTGGAGAAAAGATGGGTGAAATGACGCAGCTCACCGAGCTAAGTATGTCGTTTTCTATACTCACTGGAAGAATACAGAAACTTCTCAGGTAATTTGGTCATCCTGCTTTCACTCGCACTGTAAAAAAGAGCACTTTGTGCCACCAGCAAGCTGGGAATCTCTGAGAGTAAGGGAAGTGAGTGTATCTCAGTGTGtgtgggaaggggcagcaggAAACTGGGAAAGATTATTTGTTGGGGAGAATTGGCAGCCAATGTATACCTGATACACTTTGAAAAGCTGACTGTTTTGATTAGTCTTCCAGAGTCCATCTGGTGAGAATATACTTTCAGCTACCACGTAAGAGAGTGGTACACCcagacatttttttatttgagctTCTGTATTAATCAGCTTGCATTGGCCTTTGGTGCAAATCCTGAGTCATATTCCAAGTATTTTTTACAATATATAGTGAATTTTTGTCTGCTAAAGAACAGTAAGTAAATATACGTTTCCACAGGTACTGTATTTTAAGGAGGGCATGGGAATAGTAGATTTTGATTTGAGACTTTGGTTTCAGTTGCTTGTTGTGTCTCTTGTCTCAAGACAAGAGAGATCTTATGTTTTTCTGTACTGCAAACTAAGCGGATACATGAATATTCATTATGAATTCCTGTGGAAAATTGGCAATTTGCAAAAAGCTAGCAAACTACCAGTGAGCAGTATTCATATTGGAACAGGAAATAAGTTAATGGTAAGCTTTTCAGAGCATCTAGAAGTAAAAAGGCAGATAAAAGTTTCATCCAGACAAATCACCTAAAATTCTTCCTGTACAAGAagccattttatttaaaatttgtgaATAGCATACTGCTTATGTTGATTGATGCAATTTAAATGATTTGCAACTTTCTAAGGTTGATCCAGCTGAGCCCTGTGGCGGAAGTCTCACTAAGATGTAGTAAGTATGAAAGTGATCATCTTTCAGATCAGATAATCTCAGTTACACTTCTTCCAACCTTCTTCATCAGAAGGTCTCTTTGCAACTCCAGAACACTACAAAGTGTAAACCTCTTgggcatttaaaaatgtaacagaaaaaaacccaactagaaacaaaagcagataTCCTGTCAGAATACTGATTGGCTTTCATATTGGAATTAATCCTTCCTTAATGGAAATTATCTAAATCACTGGAATTATAGCAGCTTTCTACAAGAAGCAGCTACCAATGCTCTTACGATAGTAGTGATCTGCTATTAGTTCAGCAAGTCACTTGCAGACACTTGACAACATATAACTGGTTACAAAATAGATATATAGAATATTAACAAATTAAACCCCATTAAAATAGCACAGTGGAGTCATGTAAAGAAGGAGATAATTAATGGTACTACTTTCAGGAGGAAAATATACTTGTTATTGTTGTCACATGCTTCTGTTTCTCAAGAAAGGTTAGAAATAATGTGGTAGATGACTGCATTCACAATGTGGCTAGATGCATGAAATTTTGTAAATGTAGCTTTTCAACATTTTGTACctaacttttttcctctttaattctGCAGCCCACTAAAAACTCCACTGAAGATGCTGGATGTTTCTAACTGCTCCTTGAACCATGCTGATATGGCCTATTTAGCCAATAGCTTCCATGCCAATCACTTGGAAGCCCTGGACCTGAGTGGTCACGATATACCTGAGCTTTACCCATCAACATTCTTTAAGCTCCTCAGCCATTGCTCTTCAGTCCTCAGGAGTCTTACCCTGGAGGACTGTAATATCCAAGACACTCATGTCAACATGTTGATTTTAGGTTTAAGCCCTTGTCAGAAACTACAGGAGTTTAAGTTCATTGGAAACCCACTGTCATCCCAAGCACTTAAACACCTTTTCACATTTCTCTGTGAATTGCCAATGCTGAAAAATGTGGAGTTCCCAGTTCCAAGGGACTGCTACCCTATTGGCATCACCTACCCCATTGATGATGCCAGTCTTTGCAGGTTTGATCACCAAAAATATGAAAGGGTAGCAGAGGAGCTTAACCTCATTTTACTCCAAGCAAACAGAGAGGATATGAAGGCTTCAACACCACTCTTTGGGAGTTACGATGCAGCTGTTCAGGAGACAAACAATGAACTGGGAGCTTACTTGATCAAGTCCTTCAAAGACACTTTAGAGAAGTTCACTACTTCATTTAACAAAATGAGTTAAAGTTGTAAAACTGTAGTGATGAGATGATCTGCCAAAATCAGAACTTAATTTAGTCTTTTTTAGAACTGCACCTTCAATCATCAGTTGTGAATTTTGTTTAATATGTCGGCTGAATTTACTATTGTTTGAATAGCCTCTAATCACCTGAAGCATTGTAACTTATGCTATATCTATTGCATACACCTTACACAAGCTCACAAAAGATGAGAAGACACTGAAAAGCTCATTATTTTATACAAATGCACTTTTTCTGAGTAAATCAAATAGGTGTTTAAGCTTGGCTGATTTCTTATACAGGTTCCCTTAGATTTGTCAGCTGGTCTTGtagctctgcagaaaaacagggaagTCCTTTCCCAAGTCCAGCAGGATGTTCCAAAGATTGTGTACATATCCTCACGTGTGGCTccctaaattaattttttttttttgctcatgaCCTGAATTCACCAATCTGTGTTTTACGCAGTAGAGGGGGGGGAAAGTGTAACAGCCTCCATGTCCCTGTGTCTCTTTCTTCTGCAGAGGCAAGTGCAATAAACAGAATTTGTCTTAGGAATTCTCCTTGGTTGAGGAGTAAAATTCCATACTGAGGAGGCAGCAAACCAAACGGTTGGCTGACAGCAGGGGATTTCACCCCACTTACCccaaaaatattaaagcagTCTGTGGGGACTCTGCTGATGTCCTTGCAAACTGTATTTTAGAAAGGCAGACCAGGAcagtgctgcacagccctggtTGTCATGTCAGCTGCTCAGTGCCTCAAGCCGCTCCTTCCGGGAATCAGCTTCTTGGCTGGTAGAATGTACCCTGCtcctttcagctgttttaaagaAAGTCTAGGACTGtgttaatactgaaaaaaagactAGTGTTGAGAAgacatgcaaaaaaaatattaatccaatgccaatttaaaaaatgtggaaaagggACAAGGCTGGTTGCTGAGTAACTAGAAGTTCATCTGTGTAAAACACTGCCAGCCTTCTGTCAGGACTGTGTGTTCTCTACAGACTTACAACCAGTATCAGGAAAAATCTCATTCAGTTGTCAGGCTTAAGTGCAAGGAAAGTATTAGAGTGACAGAGTAAACAGAATTCCAGACTCCACATACATGGTGTTGGAGCATAGGTAAAGGGCCAGCTGGATGTCAGGACAGTAAGGGCCACAAGACACACATCTGGGGAGAGCACTACAGTGGGGCAGGAAGCCCTGAGTGGTAAATGAGTGCCATAGTCTACTCAGCTTCTCACCTGTAAAACTAGAGACTTGGTTAGCTTctaggtaattaaaaaaaaaaaaccaaaaaaacccccctcaGGTTAATGCACAGTAAATACACTTTAACAGTTCATGAAAACTTGATCAAACAGGAATGAAAGTGAATGTTGTAGAAGAGCTGAGGTGTCACTGTAGTACTGAAGATTATTATTAAGATAACCAGGGcagtttatttgaaataatacTGGACCTCATCATCTGAGGGTAAGGAAAAAACTTTCTTCATTTAGGCAGTGCTGGTTTGTCAAGATTTCTGTTTATTCACAGTAAGAATATGCAAGCAACTTTTaacataatttattaaaaaaaacccaaaacaaaccacaaattAATGGACCGAGTACTAAGCAGAGCTTATAGGTTCCACAGCATGCATTTaaatgtggtttgtttttttgtttttgtttttttttttttatgtcaacTTATGTTCTAACATGTTTTATTGATTAAACATATGATGGTTAAATTGAATGATCATGACCTGTTTATGTCTACAgagcacttaaaaaataaaaaggtaatcTAAGTTGCTAAACTAAGGAGTTGTGAATAAGAAGTCATAGAATTTGGTTCCATATGACCTTGCTTATATTTGGACAGAATTCCACATGCTCCTTTGTCCTTGCCTCtaccttttcttccctctgacCTTGCCATTCTTTCCATCCCAGACTTGACCCATGACTTCTCACCCAGATGTAAGTTAACTTGAATTTTGCTATGCCAAATGTCTACTCTTTTGGGATGAGTAGTGGCACTTTTGCTGGGAGAGGACATGGTACTGTAGCTGCAAATGTGTAGTGATTCTTCCCCCCTCCAATCTAACAGGTTGTACCTGGAGGTGAAGGCTGGCCATTTTGGAACATGCTGTGCTACAACAGCCAGTCCTTGCCTTTTTCAGTACACACAAAATAGACAGCtcttatttcagaataattagATGCCTTATAAAGTCTGGTGTCTATGcagctctccctctgctttctttttgccatGGTTCactcctttattttatttcctcctttttctgcaCCCCACAAACTCCTGCCTATCTTCCACTTTCAATCTCATGTCTATATACTGGCTCCTGGGCCAGCAGAAATATGTAGATGACATAGCTTTTGTTTTGGTGCAGAGTGAGGTTCAGCACTATGACTATTTTAGAGCTTTAGCTCTCAGATATCCcacctttttctcttcagtttctttcttaattatggttgttgttgttggttaTAAATACAGGTCAAGCTTTAGCATTTTGGTGTTTGCCTGACTTACTGCAACAAGGATTTATGCACTCTCTCAGAAGGGTTCCTGCATCTCTTTTTGGCCTAGCAGTGTGATTATGGTTTGGACctgctctttcttcctttttccatgtGTGTGGGACTTGGAATGCAGCTATTAGAGAAGAAGGGTAATGCTACAATGACCTAACTATATAAAGTTACCTTATACTTTCAAGTACAGACACTGATTGAATCCTGTTTGgtgttcccttttcttccttatgGGACTCTTGTCAACTTCACTGGGTTGAGATCTGAGTGGATCTAAGTCCATTTGTACTGTCTATCTAGAAAGTTGTCTAAAGTCTTAACTACATACCACCTTGAGGTGGAGACAGTCTTCTAAGCTGCAGCTAAGGCTGCCCAGagagaggacaggagctacCACAACAATGAAACCACACAGCTGTCAATGGAGTGAAGATGTCTGATGTGTTGTGAATGGAGTTGTATTCAATTCCCTGATACCACATCTGCTCATGATGTTCCTTTAAGTGTCTGAAGAAGAATATTCAAAGTCTCTTGAGGTTTATTTGTGAAAGACACAGAAGAGATgcatgtaggaaaaaaacccctgaaaaacaaaaccaggataaaaatgtggggtatgcccagcccctgccctggagggatctctgctgagataagagattttgcaatcgcccagcaggactccctggaaaggcaaccacttctttggtcacggcgagaaaagacagacccacaatcctttaggagaccctatgcagatcctctgtaacccattggtcctTTACCGATTCCCTGTAcccctataaaagcaagccctctgGCCCCTGTGGATCAGAGAGAATTCTcatccctggctttccccttcgccggaggggaccaacaataaagctacctcTGTGCGGAACCACCCACATGagtctcttctctctctctggtctggcttggcctggaggctgccctgcagagctgagctggaatcacgagctgataatcactaaagatctgacagtctctgcaagggccctcctgccagcagctgagggaagacaccgggcttcgggaaggcgattcctttcgggaccatctccccagaccggtcatctcttcctgggtcagagccgcTGACcccccatcaccagctgtaataactGGCGCCCGAACAGCCTTGGACCCCGGACCTGGCCTGAGCTGCGTCTTGACACGCCAAGACAGAACCAGCCGTTCGTGTGCTGATCCTCTGAAGATAGACCTACATTTTAGCAGGCCTTTTGGACGGGGACAGTTCGAGACCCTCGCCTCCCACCTAGGACTGAAGTCCCTGAGGATCGAACTGCCAGACCATCACCCCAGCAGACCTTTCTAGGAGCCAGCCTCACCAGAAAACGGGATTTGTAAGTTTAAACTTGGggctctcctcctctttcttgtGCGCAACTTTAagtaattttggggttttttctcttttttctgctgagggAGAAACTAAGATGGGACATAGGCAAGCTAAACCCAGCCTTTCCCAATCTGAGAGAGACCTATACCCCTTTCTTCTAACCCTTCTCTTAAAACCTGACTTTAAAATCTCTACAGGTATTCTTTctaagaaaaatttcaaatctTTCACTAATTGGATATCTCGAAATTTTCCTGATGCTACCACCGACTCTGTCCTTTCTGCTCCGTTCTGGGACAGAGTGGGGAACAAACTGTATTCCTCTCAAGCCTTGGGAAACCTCTCTGTTTCCAAATTCattcctttatttcatttattggTTAAAATGTGTTGTGCGCGAAGGGTTgcgaaatctcttatctcagcagagatccctccagggcaggggctgggcataccccacatAAAATCAAAACCATTATCACCCTATTCAAACAAATGTTCTAAATACAAAGTGCAATAATGAGTATCACAGAGACACTAAAGGCTGAATTTTTAGttctaataaaaagaaaaggactgttaaatttgtattttattcacCATGCTTTATTCAGTACCATGTTTTATTCAccatattgtatttttttattcattagcatattttcatttcagtaactGGGACATATTTTATTCAGCAGCCGTCGCTTGCAAATCTTTCTCTCTTGCAGGGTAAGAATTGCCAGAAGAGCTTTCTGCTGTTGAAATGCTAAACTCCCCTATTCAGTAACTGTACTGAGTTCAGTGAAATACTTAGTACATAGGAAATAATTACTCTCCTTTGACAAACTTCatgaaactgaaatacaggTAAGAAATCTCTATAAATGACCTTTGCTACATCTGATCTCTTCATAATTTAAGTCATATTATGTTTTCgccacacacagagcagttgAAAAAAGCAATGGGAAAAAAGGTGATAGTAAGATTCTTACTGTGGAAGAAGCAGCACACCAGCTATGTTCTTGGAGACAGCTACCTGAACAACATAAAAGACTATCAatagaaaaaggcaaataagCACTACTGCTGCAAGAAAGTTGTCATATATGAAACTGAAACCAGCTTCccaatatttaaaaatggctACACCTTTTAAACTAATATTCTTAAACTCAAAATATATGGGCTACAGGTCAATTCTTCTGAACAAGTATGAACTTTGCTTACTAagctcctctttctctccttaaAAAATGCATCAGTCAACAACAGAGCAGGACTGTATGAACTACCTTGCAAAGAAACAAGGGAAGGAACATTGTACCTTCTCTCCATATTGCCTTCAAGTAAAAGTACCCTGTGTGAACATTATTGTGTGTAGGATAATCATTTATGAGGGAAATTTAACACCTGTTTCAATGAATGTGTGGCCAAATATTCAAAGCTGCCTCTGGTTAATCCTAAAAGCAGCAACTGTAAGCATTattttgtagggttttttttaatagtcttaTACCTAGACAAAGAAGCTTtacttctgaagaaaacatgTTGACTGTGACTGATgattgcattattttttaaaagtctctcAATAGTACCCAGCCTGACCTTCTCTGTCATTCTTCCAGGTACTGAAGTTAAAGATAGTTTGCTGTCTAATGTACAACTGCATTGATATTGCTTAATTTTGCCCaagaaatttttataaaataatccTAAAGGTAGTTTTAATCTGAAGTAGAATATGCAGACTTTATTCAACATAGGATCACAGGATTTTAAGGGGAGCACCTCTTGTCTGTCCAGAGCAAAGATGAATTATTTCTCTCTGTGGAAGATGAGCAAATCACCTTGTTCTCAGCTTTCAAGTATTTGAAATTCCAGAACTGAGAATATTCACACATCTAAAGACACATATCTGTTCTGGGAATTTATAATGAAAAGAAGATggtggtaatttttttcttccttcccaatATTTCAGTCAGAAGTGCTTTATTTCTCCTATTGCCTCTGCTCTGAACTATGGGAAATCAtgcactgagctgctgcctcttccttccccaTGCTCTTCTTCACTGGGCTGAAGGTTTCTCTTAGCCTGAGACCCACCACACAGCATTGGTTTTACTTGTTagagttttatttgtttgctgtAGAAGTTTTTACACACTGAAAAGACAACCTTGGTTATGCTTtccattattttgctttttgagtACCAGCTAACCTGCTCCTAATGAAGCAGAACTATAAGCTTCATTAATGCTTAATAaaagttgtatttattttttgtttgtttctgtttcctgcaGTGGTTTGGTATTTTGGCTCTCTTGCCCATTGCAAGCTTGGAATGGAAGGGAGCTCTGCTATTCCTTTGGCTCCATTTCCCCA
It encodes the following:
- the LRRC14B gene encoding leucine-rich repeat-containing protein 14B, whose protein sequence is MKSLRFISAEAFVSNAEFARKSLGAVAHDLFPLLFKASYLLEQGEVIHDLVENWPLFDFNMGKLLGATLDYQEDLSHRTCSVCLESCLTGLRDYVLNQSSPYVKKLKVVDLTGIKDVEVQFCKCKKTMGRWARTQLLSKLCSELLVYLQQAQCNPGTFEISINVLIDLFVTERNYELVVQALLKKCSCPLKICCVAFRSDNLTLQKFFYIIKLTDPSLLCKLEIVHNVHLEMEHLEILFNSIHFPLLMSLTLPARTFNVRRFTATDEQMLSNIGEKMGEMTQLTELSMSFSILTGRIQKLLSPLKTPLKMLDVSNCSLNHADMAYLANSFHANHLEALDLSGHDIPELYPSTFFKLLSHCSSVLRSLTLEDCNIQDTHVNMLILGLSPCQKLQEFKFIGNPLSSQALKHLFTFLCELPMLKNVEFPVPRDCYPIGITYPIDDASLCRFDHQKYERVAEELNLILLQANREDMKASTPLFGSYDAAVQETNNELGAYLIKSFKDTLEKFTTSFNKMS